The DNA segment GGGCCAATTGTCCCCGAAAAAGCTGCGGCCATCTTCCTCGTTTTTGCTGATAATCAGCCCGTCTGCCGGAATACCAGCATAGACGATTTCCAATTTGAATTCGGTGGAGGCAGGCTGATTTTCGGGCCATAAAATCTCCAACGATTCCCCGGAATGCCTGAACTCCAGCGATTTTCCCGCTGACAGCACCTCTTTCACCTTCATTCCCTTCTTGCTTGCACCCACTGCCACCAAATCCAACCGCACAGAAGCGGCAGCTTTCAACAATTGCAATTGAATTGTGGCTTTCCCTTTGATCTCATCCGTCGTGTCACTCAGGGTCAATTCGAAATCGTAGCGCAACACATCCATGAGGTCGAGCCGGTCATTGCCGCCTTGAGCAGGCAAAACGATTCGAAGCAAGGTCAACGCAAGCGTCAACAGGACTTTGGAAAGGTGATTTTTCATTGATTCCAGTTAGATCTTAATATCTGATTCGCGGAAAATTCATAGCTCAAGCACTTTGCGGGACAGCCCGTTGTCATAGCGCTCCAAATAAATTTGTCCTGCCTGACGCAGCTGGATTGGCCTTCCCAGCAAATCAAAGGTCCCGACCAACTTTGGCGGACGTCCTCCCAAACGCGGATCATCCACTGGCGTTGAAGGGCAATCCGAATTCAAATCGGTGATATGCAAGACGTTGCTACCTGCAAAACCTGCACCCGAGGGCACATAAACTTGATAATACCCTGTGTCCATGGCTTGGATGATGCCCGTGGTCTCTCCGCTGGACCACAAATAATTGGAAAAGGTGCCCTGAACGTTCAAAACCAAGTTCCCGTTTTGTTGGTTGCAGACGATTTCGGGGCGATCGATGTCAAAAGGCAATTCGGAGCACATCGCACGGTAGGTCAAATGCGGGTCTTGGAATCTCCAATCGCAAACTTTTTGCCCATTTGCATGAAAATAGCTGATGTTGGGGCGATTTTCAGGGAGTATTTGTCCCCAACACACCAATCCGTCGCCATTGGGCAATTCGCGGAATGATCCCATGCTTGGACTTTCTGAATTGGCTTCGACGCGGTCATAAACTTTGGTTGCGAATCCCAAAACTGTATCCAAAGTGTAGACCACTGCCCGTGGCGTGGTGACGGTTCCCAAGGATCGGTTGTCAAATATGGAAATCCGGTTGTTGCCTGCGAATCGGGCATCGTGTTGGGACTTGAATCCACCATCGTTGATATACACAAAATCGGAATTGTTGCCGCCCAATCGCCATTTCACCTGGCCTGAAGCCCAATCTACAAGGGTAACTTCGTGGTTGCTCCGATGACTCAGCAGTAAATTTTGACCATCATAGTCCATCGAATTGGTATGCAGCAGCTCGAGGTACCAAGGAAAGCTGAAGTATTCCGGATCGACGTCAGCGGGCGAAAAATGGTCGATTCCGCGCCAACGTTTGAGCAATTGCCCCAAGGCGTTGCGTTCTTCGATGACGTTGTACCTCACATTGGCGGCGCTGTCACCGGCTTGCCCCGAAGAGGTGGTGATACTGCGTAAATCCATGGTGGTATCGCCGTAACAAAGTTCAAAACGATGACCATTGGGCAGGAGGATCAAATCATGAAAATCGCCAAAGGAGGCATCACAAGTTGGCAACATATTCAGCATCAACGAGCTGTCAAGTGCATACCAAGTATCATTGACGTTGAATGTGATTTGACCATCGGGCTGCGGGGAAAAATTGTAGAGATTGTCCGTCGAAGGCAGGTACCAAACCAATTCGCCGCGACGGTCAAAAATCATCCCAGCGGAAGAGAGTGTCATGGGCAGCACGAAACGGACATTGCTCAGGAAAATGTAATCGCACATCGTCGTGTCCTCGTACCAATCGATGTGCAGATCGGGCAATCCGGGTGGCATCGCTTGGGCAGGAACCCTTGCAAAAGGAAGCAGCAAGCACCACAACAGCCAAGTCTTCGCTCTGAACATGGTCCTAATTTCGGGCAAAATCGGCGAATCGGCAACCTTGGGAAGGTAGATTTGGGGCATTGTCGATGATGGACAAACGAAAATGTCCAGTCAAACACAGGCTTGACTGGACATTGAAGGTTGCTGGGAAGGCTTAGTGGCCTCCGGCAGGTACAGCTGGCGTGGCCGCTGGAGCCGTGTAATCAGGCTCAGCTGGCTTTGGGCTGATATTTCCTTTGATGTAGATCAGCTTTTCGCCGCCTGCAGCGTTGGAAATCAAGGTTACATTCTTGTTGATCCCGCCAATGCGGTTGGAATCATATTTGACAGCGATTTCGCCGAATTCACCTGGATGTACGGGCTCAGTGCTCCATTTTGGAACGGTGCAACCGCAGCTGCCCTTTGCCAAAGTGATGACGATGTCTTCGGTGCCAACGTTTTGAAATTTGAAGGTGTAGGAAGCGTCGCCACCTTGCATCATTTCACCGAAATCGTGTGTTTCTTCTTCAAATTTGAAAATCCCGCCGCCTGGCTTCGCAGCCTCGACCGCTGGTGCTGGTGAGGGTTGTGCGGCAACGGCAGGCTTCAACTCAGAGGTAGAAGGAGGTGTGGCTACGGCGTTTTGCGCCATCAATGGGCCACCAAAAGATACCAAAAGTCCAAGAGCAAAAACTGAAGTAGTAAAGAGTCGTTTCATTGTATTACCTATCATAAGTTGATCCGAAAACGGAAAGTGAAAATTGAGGAAAACGCATGTGAAATACAAGCCTTCCAAAAGTGAAAAAAGCCTAACGACGGACAGAAAATGTCAGTTCAACAAAAAACGAAGATCGTGAATTGAAAAAAGCCATTCGAATGTACTTTCAATACATTCGAATGGCTTTTCTTTGGATCAATCCGTTTTTAGTGGTTGACCGGCGCGCCTTCTGCAGGAGCCAAGTAGTTGGGCTCAGCTGGCTTGGCGAGGATATTGCC comes from the Bacteroidota bacterium genome and includes:
- a CDS encoding aryl-sulfate sulfotransferase, translated to MPQIYLPKVADSPILPEIRTMFRAKTWLLWCLLLPFARVPAQAMPPGLPDLHIDWYEDTTMCDYIFLSNVRFVLPMTLSSAGMIFDRRGELVWYLPSTDNLYNFSPQPDGQITFNVNDTWYALDSSLMLNMLPTCDASFGDFHDLILLPNGHRFELCYGDTTMDLRSITTSSGQAGDSAANVRYNVIEERNALGQLLKRWRGIDHFSPADVDPEYFSFPWYLELLHTNSMDYDGQNLLLSHRSNHEVTLVDWASGQVKWRLGGNNSDFVYINDGGFKSQHDARFAGNNRISIFDNRSLGTVTTPRAVVYTLDTVLGFATKVYDRVEANSESPSMGSFRELPNGDGLVCWGQILPENRPNISYFHANGQKVCDWRFQDPHLTYRAMCSELPFDIDRPEIVCNQQNGNLVLNVQGTFSNYLWSSGETTGIIQAMDTGYYQVYVPSGAGFAGSNVLHITDLNSDCPSTPVDDPRLGGRPPKLVGTFDLLGRPIQLRQAGQIYLERYDNGLSRKVLEL
- a CDS encoding DUF1573 domain-containing protein, whose amino-acid sequence is MKRLFTTSVFALGLLVSFGGPLMAQNAVATPPSTSELKPAVAAQPSPAPAVEAAKPGGGIFKFEEETHDFGEMMQGGDASYTFKFQNVGTEDIVITLAKGSCGCTVPKWSTEPVHPGEFGEIAVKYDSNRIGGINKNVTLISNAAGGEKLIYIKGNISPKPAEPDYTAPAATPAVPAGGH